A region of Toxorhynchites rutilus septentrionalis strain SRP chromosome 1, ASM2978413v1, whole genome shotgun sequence DNA encodes the following proteins:
- the LOC129763297 gene encoding inositol hexakisphosphate and diphosphoinositol-pentakisphosphate kinase isoform X9: MEWSWLKDWWRLKRPRRKYRRNRAGANTEPGVADSDCEQYGDQAAGEPGTYNRHNARSRACSFDCDDETICYCDECMNGDLDSTDGLDSDDSSASGKQVVVAVCAMAKKSQSKPMKEILTRLQEFEFIKMIVFSEEIILGEPVEKWPICDCLISFHSKGFPLDKAIQYAQLRQPYVINNLHMQFDIQDRRRVYAILEKEGIEIPRYAVLDRDSPDPKQHELVESEDHVEVNGIIFNKPFVEKPVSAEDHNIYIYYPTSAGGGSQRLFRKIGSRSSVYSPESRVRKTGSFIYEDFMPTDGTDVKVYTVGPDYAHAEARKSPALDGKVERDSDGKEIRYPVILSNAEKLISRKVCLAFKQTVCGFDLLRANGKSFVCDVNGFSFVKNSNKYYDDSAKILGNMILRELAPTLHIPWSVPFQLDDPPIVPTTFGKMMELRCVTAVIRHGDRTPKQKMKVEVRHPKFFEIFEKYDGYKYGHIKLKRPKQLQEILDIARSLLAEIQTKAADSEIEEKQSKLEQLKSVLEMYGHFSGINRKVQMKYQPKGRPRGSSSDDDAPKDPSLVLILKWGGELTPAGRIQAEELGRIFRCMYPGGQSRDGKEGLGAQGLGLLRLHSTFRHDLKIYASDEGRVQMTAAAFAKGLLALEGELTPILVQMVKSANTNGLLDNDCDSSKYQNMAKSRLHELMQIDRDFTVEDRAAINPDNAISINLAMDFVKNPVKCCAHVHSLIQSLLGVVAVKRDDPKTRDAVLYHGETWELMGRRWGKIEKDFCTKSKNYDISKIPDIYDCIKYDLQHNQHTLQFDLAEELYIYAKYLADVVIPQEYGLTVHEKLTIGQGICTPLLKKIRADLQRNIEEVGDESVNRLNPRYSHGVSSPGRHVRTRLYFTSESHVHSLLTVLRYGGLLNVLTDEQWRRAMEYVSMVSELNYMSQIVIMLYEDPTKDPCSEERFHVELHFSPGVNCCVQKNLPPGPGFRPHSRNDSVTSKNASGDEESTSRIDEENDTEEENSHGSCQTLSKENSFTETFKNKDRKIRKIKSSEPIPIGSCHTVSGHEAMDLAKRLSEEIAAQQQTGLQRPLSPDEPRAARSFEHGKHGRIKGEMSSAIIEPECAYEKAMDEIRFSSTEFSQRPDTLRNDFTWFDSHNTLGTNNKIREHYAQTTILTIDEIPSTCQSFFVRESYSCDSIDEFRPNMTDQDLYVSSFSDTDSETSRYYSACHDFDPFHYKYPLSSRALSYTFSNDPEKDNLVTPFGGLGYKSLFCPSLPQISKSFDDLDYLTDADTPRILENGSTITLLFQGKPSTRSPCVRFQSQKLANADSERLKSGFPTNVSGLFRVASDPGLPIRSLDYFANHLDHAQSAHETITFISLTSPPPDEMLTDITLDRSFKVLLDRAGQPVYSDKMTTVTSDQDSKPINTAICTTTNNNSNNNLAPNRKPQCSKFVKSYTTDNSAIPSGGCSVAVVGGGGSGGVCQASSSHGSSHSSTGGATVRRQRHSIAGQMSYFKMLGGFGKKMATSTNSLFSTAVISGSSSAPNLRDMIPSTASPSAIEGFGGVPPIRPLETLHNALSLRQLDHFLEKMTTGPLFKTPASSPPKYPSTPLPTPTPSPAIPERSVLPTASWSGHSSMTSSMSAMSSGGPSSPNYSDMLSRGCPSSDMSASITSTDGSIALAAGGGTRDNMPKIFPMIDNDLNVLGSHFNYDQLAASINLESSAKIPPISKDGTLDISGDLTPISTCSDWEFNTNDATKGSTNTNNDLTAEDDDEDATISTDTCLSTGEITAASEESNTTPNLNITLGSTSSSKTVQKEFLFDMKNIKHDMSILRSEDLVPSSSASSYSTEVIPKIENRLRGNRIQKQISLYEKDLRTEAKNLSHELNKFGERSATSLKRTASCNAPETSHSHMSFEELQKDFPNIEKNLVSKFEHEQEKCSKSSKSVSTRLNNSPTPGALVIREGFIEPPRITRVPKSFHGKTDHHQIQVNDLARRASDLARPSSSVSALAPTALQFCGRDSANKYNKNQIRQSINTISVSNSTKTGTHTVGNAGPNGANAGLGRFTTSIVQEPPAGIMETVQRADTNTGMNQFAGDVLTASSTVGVGQSEKLPQQSSQDRADTEK, from the exons GGGGACCTTGATTCAACAGATGGGCTCGACTCGGATGATTCGTCTGCATCCGGCAAGCAGGTGGTGGTGGCAGTGTGTGCAATGGCCAAAAAATCACAATCCAAACCGATGAAGGAGATTCTCACCCGGCTGCAGGAGTTCGAGTTCATAAAAATGATCGTGTTCAGCGAAGAAATTATTCTCGGCGAACCTGTCGAGAAGTGGCCCATCTGTGACTGTCTGATATCGTTCCACTCCAAGGGTTTCCCGCTGGATAAGGCCATTCAGTATGCGCAGCTCAGACAGCCATATGTAATTAACAATTTACATATGCAATTCGATATTCAG GATCGAAGACGTGTGTATGCCATACTGGAGAAGGAAGGCATTGAGATTCCAAGATATGCAGTGCTCGATCGAGATTCACCGGATCCAAAAC AACACGAGCTAGTAGAATCTGAAGATCATGTGGAAGTCAATGGAATTATATTCAACAAACCTTTTGTCGAGAAGCCAGTCTCGGCTGAGGATCACAACATATACATCTACTATCCCACATCGGCCGGTGGAGGTAGCCAACGTCTGTTTCGAAAG ATCGGAAGCCGCAGTAGCGTGTATTCGCCCGAATCTCGTGTTAGGAAAACGGGTTCTTTCATCTATGAAGATTTTATGCCAACTGATGGAACTGATGTGAAAGTGTATACGGTCGGTCCTGATTACGCCCATGCCGAGGCTAGAAAGAGCCCTGCTCTCGATGGTAAAGTTGAGAGAGATAGTGACGGCAAGGAAATCAGGTATCCAGTAATTTTGAgtaacgcagaaaagttgattTCGCGCAAGGTTTGCCTTGCCTTCAAACAAACCGTGTGCGGATTCGATCTGCTGCGTGCTAACGGGAAATCGTTTGTCTGTGATGTTAACGGGTTTAGTTTCGTGAAAAATTCTAACAAATATTACGACGATAGCGCAAAGATATTAGGAAAcatgatacttcgagaactgGCACCTACTTTACATATACCATGGTCCGTTCCGTTTCAATTAGACGATCCGCCGATAGTTCCGACAACATTCGGAAAAATGATGGAACTGCGCTGTGTTACTGCCGTTATAAGGCATGGCGATCGAACGCCGAAGCAAAAAATGAAAGTAGAAGTGAGACATCcgaaatttttcgaaattttcgagAAATACGATGGTTATAAGTACGGACATATTAAACTAAAGCGGCCGAAACAATTGCAAgaaattttggatattgcaaggTCACTACTTGCAGAAATACAAACGAAAGCCGCCGACTCGGAGATTGAGGAAAAACAAAGCAAACTGGAACAGTTGAAAAGTGTGCTAGAAAT GTACGGGCATTTTTCTGGCATCAATCGTAAGGTGCAAATGAAATACCAACCGAAAGGACGTCCGCGAGGATCTAGTTCAGACGATG ATGCCCCAAAGGACCCTTCACtggttttaattttaaaatgggGAGGTGAACTAACCCCGGCCGGTCGAATTCAAGCTGAAGAGTTGGGAAGAATTTTCCGATGCATGTATCCGGGAGGACAAAGTCGTGACGGAAAGGAGGGTCTAGGTGCCCAAGGTTTAGGTCTTTTGCGGTTACATTCAACCTTTCGCCatgatttgaaaatatatgcTTCGGACGAAGGTCGAGTTCAAATGACGGCAGCGGCATTCGCGAAAGGACTGTTGGCGTTGGAGGGAGAGTTGACTCCAATATTGGTACAGATGGTGAAAAGTGCCAATACTAATGGTTTACTAGACAATGACTGTGATTCGAGTAAATATCAAAACATGGCGAAGTCGCGTTTGCATGAGCTAATGCAAATCGATCGGGATTTCACGGTAGAAGATCGTGCCGCAATAAATCCCGACAATGCCATAAGTATCAACCTCGCAATGGATTTTGTCAAGAATCCAGTCAAGTGTTGCGCACATGTACACTCGCTAATTCAATCCTTGCTTGGAGTTGTGGCTGTAAAAAGGGATGACCCTAAGACTAGGGATGCGGTACTGTATCATGGAGAAACATGGGAACTCATGGGTCGCAGATGGGGTAAAATAGAAAAAGACTTCTGCACCAAAAGCAAAAACTATGATATTTCGAAAATACCAGACATATACGATTGTATTAAGTATGACTTGCAACATAACCAACATACCCTTCAGTTTGATTTGGCTGAAGAATTGTACATATACGCTAAGTATTTAGCAGATGTTGTGATTCCACAAGAGTATGGCTTAACGGTTCATGAGAAACTGACGATAGGTCAAGGAATTTGTACGCCTCTTTTGAAGAAAATTCGCGCTGATTTGCAACGAAACATTGAAGAAGTTGGCGATGAAAGTGTAAATCGACTGAACCCTCGGTATAGCCATGGTGTTTCAAGCCCCGGTAGGCATGTTCGAACACGGTTGTATTTCACTAGTGAAAGTCACGTTCATTCGTTATTGACCGTATTACGTTACGGTGGTCTCTTGAACGTTCTAACCGACGAGCAGTGGCGTCGGGCGATGGAATATGTATCCATGGTTTCGGAATTGAACTATATGTCCCAGATTGTAATAATGTTGTATGAAGATCCTACCAAGGATCCCTGCTCGGAGGAACGTTTCCATGTAGAGTTACACTTCAGTCCGGGAGTAAACTGTTGTGTGCAGAAAAATTTGCCTCCTGGTCCGGGCTTTAGACCGCACAGTCGCAATGATTCCGTTACATCAAAGAATGCG AGTGGCGACGAGGAGAGCACATCCCGTATTGACGAAGAAAATGATACGGAAGAGGAGAATTCCCATGGATCTTGTCAAACTCTCTCGAAAGAAAAT TCTTTCACAGAAACGTTTAAAAACAAAGACAGAAAGATTCGTAAGATCAAATCATCTGAGCCAATCCCAATTGGATCTTGTCACACTGTGTCTGGCCATGAAGCTATGGATTTAGCGAAGAGGTTAAGCGAAGAGATAGCCGCGCAGCAACAAACCGGACTGCAGAGACCTCTCAGTCCGGATGAGCCACGTGCCGCTCGATCGTTCGAGCACGGTAAACATGGAAGAATCAAGG GCGAAATGTCATCTGCCATTATAGAACCCGAATGTGCTTACGAAAAGGCAATGGACGAAATTCGCTTTTCTTCAACGGAATTTTCACAAAGACCAGACACTCTTAGAAATGACTTCACCTGGTTTGATTCACACAACACACTAGGAACAAACAACAAAATTCGCGAACACTACGCACAGACTACCATACTAACAATTGATGAAATACCTTCAACTTGTCAAAGTTTCTTCGTACGCGAATCATATTCATGTGATTCGATCGACGAATTCAGGCCGAATATGACAGATCAAGATCTGTACGTTTCTTCATTTTCAGATACAGACTCTGAAACGTCACGTTACTATAGCGCTTGTCATGATTTTGATCCTTTCCACTACAAATATCCGCTGAGTAGCAGAGCTTTGTCATATACTTTTTCTAACGATCCAGAAAAAGATAATTTGGTAACTCCCTTCGGTGGCCTCGGTTACAAATCGTTGTTTTGTCCATCGCTTCCACAAATTAGCAAAAGTTTTGACGATTTAGATTACTTGACGGATGCCGATACGCCTCGCATTCTCGAGAATGGTTCAACCATTACATTGCTGTTTCAGGGCAAACCATCTACTCGCAGCCCTTGTGTAAGATTTCAATCTCAAAAGCTTGCTAATGCTGACTCTGAACGGCTGAAATCAGGTTTTCCAACAAACGTTTCGGGTTTATTTCGAGTTGCCAGTGATCCTGGGCTACCAATTCGTAGCTTAGATTATTTTGCGAACCATTTGGATCATGCCCAATCTGCTCATGAGACAATAACGTTTATTTCTCTGACTAGTCCACCGCCCGACGAGATGTTGACAGATATAACTTTAGACCGCAGCTTCAAAGTTTTGCTGGACAGAGCTGGTCAACCGGTCTACTCCGATAAAATGACCACTGTGACTAGCGACCAGGATAGTAAACCTATTAATACCGCTATTTGTACCACAACTAACAACAACAGTAACAATAACCTTGCACCTAATCGCAAACCTCAATGTTCAAAATTCGTCAAATCATACACCACAGACAACAGCGCGATCCCGTCCGGCGGTTGCAGTGTTGCCGTTGTTGGTGGTGGTGGGTCCGGTGGTGTATGCCAGGCTTCCTCCTCTCACGGTTCGTCCCACTCCTCCACCGGTGGCGCAACTGTAAGACGTCAACGACACAGCATTGCCGGCCAGATGAGCTACTTTAAGATGCTAGGTGGCTTCGGTAAGAAAATGGCTACCAGTACCAACAGTTTGTTCAGCACCGCGGTCATCAGTGGCAGCTCGTCGGCACCGAACCTACGTGATATGATTCCGAGCACGGCCTCACCGTCAG CAATTGAAGGATTTGGTGGTGTGCCTCCGATCCGGCCACTCGAGACGTTGCACAATGCGCTTTCGCTGCGCCAGCTGGACCACTTTCTGGAAAAAATGACGACCGGACCGTTGTTCAAGACGCCAGCCTCTTCGCCACCGAAGTACCCTTCGACGCCGCTCCCAACCCCAACGCCAAGCCCAGCGATTCCCGAGCGATCCGTGCTGCCAACGGCGA GCTGGAGTGGACACTCGAGCATGACTAGCAGCATGAGCGCAATGTCCAGCGGCGGTCCGTCCTCTCCCAATTATAGCGACATGCTTTCCCGCGGATGTCCTAGTAGTGACATGTCGGCTAGCATCACTAGCACTGATGG GAGCATTGCGTTAGCTGCTGGCGGAGGAACCCGAGATAATATGCCAAAAATATTCCCCATGATTGATAACGATTTGAACGTGCTTGGGTCCCATTTTAATTACGACCAGCTTGCGGCTAGTATTAATTTGGAAAGTTCGGCTAAGATTCCACCCATCAGTAAAGACGGTACGCTAGACATCAGCGGTGATTTGACTCCCATCAGCACCTGCTCAGATTGGGAGTTCAATACTAACGATGCTACGAAGGGTTCGACAAATACCAACAATGACCTA ACTGCTGAGGATGATGACGAAGATGCCACTATTTCGACAGACACTTGTTTGAGTACCGGAGAAATTACAGCTGCAAGCGAAGAATCAAATACGACTCCAAATCTTAATATAACTTTGGGTTCTACCAGCAGCAGCAAAACAGTCCAGAAAGAGTTTCTTTTCGatatgaaaaatattaaacatgATATGAGCATTTTGAGGAGCGAAGATCTCGTACCATCTTCTTCAGCATCGTCATATTCAACGGAAGTAATCCCCAAAATAGAAAACCGTTTACGCGGTAATCGTATTCAAAAACAGATTAGTCTATACGAGAAAGATCTACGAACTGAGGCAAAGAACTTATCACAtgaattgaacaaatttggCGAACGATCTGCTACCAGCTTGAAACGAACCGCATCTTGTAACGCTCCCGAAACAAGCCATTCGCACATGTCGTTCGAAGAGCTCCAAAAGGATTTTCCGAATATAGAGAAAAATTTAGTCAGCAAATTTGAACACGAACAAGAAAAATGTTCCAAATCCAGTAAATCCGTATCGACCCGCTTGAACAACTCACCCACTCCAGGTGCGCTTGTGATTCGTGAAGGGTTCATCGAACCCCCACGGATAACTAGAGTCCCGAAGAGCTTTCACGGTAAAACTGACCACCATCAGATTCAGGTGAACGATCTGGCTAGGCGAGCAAGTGACTTAGCGCGACCGTCGTCTTCTGTGTCAGCGCTCGCTCCCACAGCGTTACAATTCTGCGGAAGAGACTCAGCCAACAAgtataataaaaatcaaatacgGCAAAGTATTAATACGATTTCAGTTAGTAACAGTACGAAAACGGGCACACATACAGTGGGGAATGCAGGACCAAATGGAGCAAATGCCGGATTGGGAAGATTTACGACTTCTATTGTGCAAGAACCGCCGGCAGGTATCATGGAAACTGTCCAACGAGCAGATACTAACACGGGAATGAATCAATTCGCTGGAGATGTACTTACAGCAAGTTCTACTGTTGGCGTTGGACAATCCGAAAAGCTACCACAACAGTCGAGTCAAGATCGAGCAGATACAGAAAAATAG
- the LOC129763297 gene encoding inositol hexakisphosphate and diphosphoinositol-pentakisphosphate kinase isoform X13 has translation MEWSWLKDWWRLKRPRRKYRRNRAGANTEPGVADSDCEQYGDQAAGEPGTYNRHNARSRACSFDCDDETICYCDECMNGDLDSTDGLDSDDSSASGKQVVVAVCAMAKKSQSKPMKEILTRLQEFEFIKMIVFSEEIILGEPVEKWPICDCLISFHSKGFPLDKAIQYAQLRQPYVINNLHMQFDIQVDRRRVYAILEKEGIEIPRYAVLDRDSPDPKQHELVESEDHVEVNGIIFNKPFVEKPVSAEDHNIYIYYPTSAGGGSQRLFRKIGSRSSVYSPESRVRKTGSFIYEDFMPTDGTDVKVYTVGPDYAHAEARKSPALDGKVERDSDGKEIRYPVILSNAEKLISRKVCLAFKQTVCGFDLLRANGKSFVCDVNGFSFVKNSNKYYDDSAKILGNMILRELAPTLHIPWSVPFQLDDPPIVPTTFGKMMELRCVTAVIRHGDRTPKQKMKVEVRHPKFFEIFEKYDGYKYGHIKLKRPKQLQEILDIARSLLAEIQTKAADSEIEEKQSKLEQLKSVLEMYGHFSGINRKVQMKYQPKGRPRGSSSDDGKHRSIDAPKDPSLVLILKWGGELTPAGRIQAEELGRIFRCMYPGGQSRDGKEGLGAQGLGLLRLHSTFRHDLKIYASDEGRVQMTAAAFAKGLLALEGELTPILVQMVKSANTNGLLDNDCDSSKYQNMAKSRLHELMQIDRDFTVEDRAAINPDNAISINLAMDFVKNPVKCCAHVHSLIQSLLGVVAVKRDDPKTRDAVLYHGETWELMGRRWGKIEKDFCTKSKNYDISKIPDIYDCIKYDLQHNQHTLQFDLAEELYIYAKYLADVVIPQEYGLTVHEKLTIGQGICTPLLKKIRADLQRNIEEVGDESVNRLNPRYSHGVSSPGRHVRTRLYFTSESHVHSLLTVLRYGGLLNVLTDEQWRRAMEYVSMVSELNYMSQIVIMLYEDPTKDPCSEERFHVELHFSPGVNCCVQKNLPPGPGFRPHSRNDSVTSKNASGDEESTSRIDEENDTEEENSHGSCQTLSKENSFTETFKNKDRKIRKIKSSEPIPIGSCHTVSGHEAMDLAKRLSEEIAAQQQTGLQRPLSPDEPRAARSFEHGKHGRIKGEMSSAIIEPECAYEKAMDEIRFSSTEFSQRPDTLRNDFTWFDSHNTLGTNNKIREHYAQTTILTIDEIPSTCQSFFVRESYSCDSIDEFRPNMTDQDLYVSSFSDTDSETSRYYSACHDFDPFHYKYPLSSRALSYTFSNDPEKDNLVTPFGGLGYKSLFCPSLPQISKSFDDLDYLTDADTPRILENGSTITLLFQGKPSTRSPCVRFQSQKLANADSERLKSGFPTNVSGLFRVASDPGLPIRSLDYFANHLDHAQSAHETITFISLTSPPPDEMLTDITLDRSFKVLLDRAGQPVYSDKMTTVTSDQDSKPINTAICTTTNNNSNNNLAPNRKPQCSKFVKSYTTDNSAIPSGGCSVAVVGGGGSGGVCQASSSHGSSHSSTGGATVRRQRHSIAGQMSYFKMLGGFGKKMATSTNSLFSTAVISGSSSAPNLRDMIPSTASPSAIEGFGGVPPIRPLETLHNALSLRQLDHFLEKMTTGPLFKTPASSPPKYPSTPLPTPTPSPAIPERSVLPTANC, from the exons GGGGACCTTGATTCAACAGATGGGCTCGACTCGGATGATTCGTCTGCATCCGGCAAGCAGGTGGTGGTGGCAGTGTGTGCAATGGCCAAAAAATCACAATCCAAACCGATGAAGGAGATTCTCACCCGGCTGCAGGAGTTCGAGTTCATAAAAATGATCGTGTTCAGCGAAGAAATTATTCTCGGCGAACCTGTCGAGAAGTGGCCCATCTGTGACTGTCTGATATCGTTCCACTCCAAGGGTTTCCCGCTGGATAAGGCCATTCAGTATGCGCAGCTCAGACAGCCATATGTAATTAACAATTTACATATGCAATTCGATATTCAGGTA GATCGAAGACGTGTGTATGCCATACTGGAGAAGGAAGGCATTGAGATTCCAAGATATGCAGTGCTCGATCGAGATTCACCGGATCCAAAAC AACACGAGCTAGTAGAATCTGAAGATCATGTGGAAGTCAATGGAATTATATTCAACAAACCTTTTGTCGAGAAGCCAGTCTCGGCTGAGGATCACAACATATACATCTACTATCCCACATCGGCCGGTGGAGGTAGCCAACGTCTGTTTCGAAAG ATCGGAAGCCGCAGTAGCGTGTATTCGCCCGAATCTCGTGTTAGGAAAACGGGTTCTTTCATCTATGAAGATTTTATGCCAACTGATGGAACTGATGTGAAAGTGTATACGGTCGGTCCTGATTACGCCCATGCCGAGGCTAGAAAGAGCCCTGCTCTCGATGGTAAAGTTGAGAGAGATAGTGACGGCAAGGAAATCAGGTATCCAGTAATTTTGAgtaacgcagaaaagttgattTCGCGCAAGGTTTGCCTTGCCTTCAAACAAACCGTGTGCGGATTCGATCTGCTGCGTGCTAACGGGAAATCGTTTGTCTGTGATGTTAACGGGTTTAGTTTCGTGAAAAATTCTAACAAATATTACGACGATAGCGCAAAGATATTAGGAAAcatgatacttcgagaactgGCACCTACTTTACATATACCATGGTCCGTTCCGTTTCAATTAGACGATCCGCCGATAGTTCCGACAACATTCGGAAAAATGATGGAACTGCGCTGTGTTACTGCCGTTATAAGGCATGGCGATCGAACGCCGAAGCAAAAAATGAAAGTAGAAGTGAGACATCcgaaatttttcgaaattttcgagAAATACGATGGTTATAAGTACGGACATATTAAACTAAAGCGGCCGAAACAATTGCAAgaaattttggatattgcaaggTCACTACTTGCAGAAATACAAACGAAAGCCGCCGACTCGGAGATTGAGGAAAAACAAAGCAAACTGGAACAGTTGAAAAGTGTGCTAGAAAT GTACGGGCATTTTTCTGGCATCAATCGTAAGGTGCAAATGAAATACCAACCGAAAGGACGTCCGCGAGGATCTAGTTCAGACGATGGTAAACACCGTTCTA TAGATGCCCCAAAGGACCCTTCACtggttttaattttaaaatgggGAGGTGAACTAACCCCGGCCGGTCGAATTCAAGCTGAAGAGTTGGGAAGAATTTTCCGATGCATGTATCCGGGAGGACAAAGTCGTGACGGAAAGGAGGGTCTAGGTGCCCAAGGTTTAGGTCTTTTGCGGTTACATTCAACCTTTCGCCatgatttgaaaatatatgcTTCGGACGAAGGTCGAGTTCAAATGACGGCAGCGGCATTCGCGAAAGGACTGTTGGCGTTGGAGGGAGAGTTGACTCCAATATTGGTACAGATGGTGAAAAGTGCCAATACTAATGGTTTACTAGACAATGACTGTGATTCGAGTAAATATCAAAACATGGCGAAGTCGCGTTTGCATGAGCTAATGCAAATCGATCGGGATTTCACGGTAGAAGATCGTGCCGCAATAAATCCCGACAATGCCATAAGTATCAACCTCGCAATGGATTTTGTCAAGAATCCAGTCAAGTGTTGCGCACATGTACACTCGCTAATTCAATCCTTGCTTGGAGTTGTGGCTGTAAAAAGGGATGACCCTAAGACTAGGGATGCGGTACTGTATCATGGAGAAACATGGGAACTCATGGGTCGCAGATGGGGTAAAATAGAAAAAGACTTCTGCACCAAAAGCAAAAACTATGATATTTCGAAAATACCAGACATATACGATTGTATTAAGTATGACTTGCAACATAACCAACATACCCTTCAGTTTGATTTGGCTGAAGAATTGTACATATACGCTAAGTATTTAGCAGATGTTGTGATTCCACAAGAGTATGGCTTAACGGTTCATGAGAAACTGACGATAGGTCAAGGAATTTGTACGCCTCTTTTGAAGAAAATTCGCGCTGATTTGCAACGAAACATTGAAGAAGTTGGCGATGAAAGTGTAAATCGACTGAACCCTCGGTATAGCCATGGTGTTTCAAGCCCCGGTAGGCATGTTCGAACACGGTTGTATTTCACTAGTGAAAGTCACGTTCATTCGTTATTGACCGTATTACGTTACGGTGGTCTCTTGAACGTTCTAACCGACGAGCAGTGGCGTCGGGCGATGGAATATGTATCCATGGTTTCGGAATTGAACTATATGTCCCAGATTGTAATAATGTTGTATGAAGATCCTACCAAGGATCCCTGCTCGGAGGAACGTTTCCATGTAGAGTTACACTTCAGTCCGGGAGTAAACTGTTGTGTGCAGAAAAATTTGCCTCCTGGTCCGGGCTTTAGACCGCACAGTCGCAATGATTCCGTTACATCAAAGAATGCG AGTGGCGACGAGGAGAGCACATCCCGTATTGACGAAGAAAATGATACGGAAGAGGAGAATTCCCATGGATCTTGTCAAACTCTCTCGAAAGAAAAT TCTTTCACAGAAACGTTTAAAAACAAAGACAGAAAGATTCGTAAGATCAAATCATCTGAGCCAATCCCAATTGGATCTTGTCACACTGTGTCTGGCCATGAAGCTATGGATTTAGCGAAGAGGTTAAGCGAAGAGATAGCCGCGCAGCAACAAACCGGACTGCAGAGACCTCTCAGTCCGGATGAGCCACGTGCCGCTCGATCGTTCGAGCACGGTAAACATGGAAGAATCAAGG GCGAAATGTCATCTGCCATTATAGAACCCGAATGTGCTTACGAAAAGGCAATGGACGAAATTCGCTTTTCTTCAACGGAATTTTCACAAAGACCAGACACTCTTAGAAATGACTTCACCTGGTTTGATTCACACAACACACTAGGAACAAACAACAAAATTCGCGAACACTACGCACAGACTACCATACTAACAATTGATGAAATACCTTCAACTTGTCAAAGTTTCTTCGTACGCGAATCATATTCATGTGATTCGATCGACGAATTCAGGCCGAATATGACAGATCAAGATCTGTACGTTTCTTCATTTTCAGATACAGACTCTGAAACGTCACGTTACTATAGCGCTTGTCATGATTTTGATCCTTTCCACTACAAATATCCGCTGAGTAGCAGAGCTTTGTCATATACTTTTTCTAACGATCCAGAAAAAGATAATTTGGTAACTCCCTTCGGTGGCCTCGGTTACAAATCGTTGTTTTGTCCATCGCTTCCACAAATTAGCAAAAGTTTTGACGATTTAGATTACTTGACGGATGCCGATACGCCTCGCATTCTCGAGAATGGTTCAACCATTACATTGCTGTTTCAGGGCAAACCATCTACTCGCAGCCCTTGTGTAAGATTTCAATCTCAAAAGCTTGCTAATGCTGACTCTGAACGGCTGAAATCAGGTTTTCCAACAAACGTTTCGGGTTTATTTCGAGTTGCCAGTGATCCTGGGCTACCAATTCGTAGCTTAGATTATTTTGCGAACCATTTGGATCATGCCCAATCTGCTCATGAGACAATAACGTTTATTTCTCTGACTAGTCCACCGCCCGACGAGATGTTGACAGATATAACTTTAGACCGCAGCTTCAAAGTTTTGCTGGACAGAGCTGGTCAACCGGTCTACTCCGATAAAATGACCACTGTGACTAGCGACCAGGATAGTAAACCTATTAATACCGCTATTTGTACCACAACTAACAACAACAGTAACAATAACCTTGCACCTAATCGCAAACCTCAATGTTCAAAATTCGTCAAATCATACACCACAGACAACAGCGCGATCCCGTCCGGCGGTTGCAGTGTTGCCGTTGTTGGTGGTGGTGGGTCCGGTGGTGTATGCCAGGCTTCCTCCTCTCACGGTTCGTCCCACTCCTCCACCGGTGGCGCAACTGTAAGACGTCAACGACACAGCATTGCCGGCCAGATGAGCTACTTTAAGATGCTAGGTGGCTTCGGTAAGAAAATGGCTACCAGTACCAACAGTTTGTTCAGCACCGCGGTCATCAGTGGCAGCTCGTCGGCACCGAACCTACGTGATATGATTCCGAGCACGGCCTCACCGTCAG CAATTGAAGGATTTGGTGGTGTGCCTCCGATCCGGCCACTCGAGACGTTGCACAATGCGCTTTCGCTGCGCCAGCTGGACCACTTTCTGGAAAAAATGACGACCGGACCGTTGTTCAAGACGCCAGCCTCTTCGCCACCGAAGTACCCTTCGACGCCGCTCCCAACCCCAACGCCAAGCCCAGCGATTCCCGAGCGATCCGTGCTGCCAACGGCGA ACTGCTGA